In a single window of the Bacteroidales bacterium genome:
- a CDS encoding ORF6N domain-containing protein yields MTAIIRLEEVESKIIEIRNQKVLLDSDVAELYGVETKRVNEAVSNNPDKFPDGYIIVLTNNEWNTLKSKFSTSIKGGKTKLPKAFTERGLYMLATIMKSNKATQTTLTIIETFAKIKELTRNVKKLSEIKDDKNKKNLLQKSGEIIAEILDNDLDLNETETSIELNFAVLKFKHTIKKKKDAK; encoded by the coding sequence ATGACAGCAATTATCAGACTTGAAGAAGTAGAAAGTAAAATTATCGAAATTAGAAATCAGAAAGTTCTTTTAGACAGTGATGTTGCTGAACTTTATGGTGTAGAAACCAAAAGAGTTAATGAAGCTGTTAGTAATAATCCGGATAAATTCCCTGATGGGTATATTATTGTTTTGACTAATAATGAATGGAATACATTGAAGTCGAAATTTTCGACTTCAATAAAAGGTGGAAAAACCAAACTTCCTAAAGCTTTTACCGAAAGGGGTTTATATATGCTTGCAACAATAATGAAAAGTAATAAAGCGACTCAAACAACTCTAACCATTATTGAGACCTTTGCAAAAATAAAAGAACTGACACGGAACGTCAAAAAACTTTCGGAAATTAAAGATGATAAAAATAAAAAAAATCTGTTACAGAAAAGCGGTGAAATAATTGCAGAGATTTTGGATAATGACCTTGACCTAAATGAAACTGAAACATCTATTGAATTAAATTTTGCAGTGTTAAAATTCAAACACACCATTAAAAAGAAAAAAGACGCAAAATAA
- a CDS encoding SH3 domain-containing protein: MVDYFAPHYVYCKYEFQKIKVDEFKDKVKNIDDYFKNDDLQSVYAVYKAIYDADNYNASAAFNLAYLYDMTGDAENCLNYMEIANQIDAKKYGKHYTNAKKSLEMWKTLQSMGVTFEKYDFQTSATALAEKITTKGKDSDRIDVYTEPDPNTAVVAKIPGGKEFVVLEKKGDWSCLQLLGGKKGWINKVNCK, translated from the coding sequence TTGGTTGATTATTTTGCTCCACATTATGTTTATTGTAAATACGAATTTCAAAAAATTAAAGTAGATGAGTTTAAAGATAAGGTAAAGAACATAGATGATTATTTTAAGAATGACGATCTACAAAGCGTTTATGCTGTTTACAAAGCAATTTACGATGCTGATAATTATAATGCTTCGGCTGCATTTAATCTGGCTTATTTATACGACATGACCGGTGATGCTGAAAATTGCCTTAACTATATGGAAATTGCCAATCAGATTGATGCTAAAAAATACGGAAAACATTATACGAATGCTAAGAAAAGCCTAGAAATGTGGAAGACACTTCAAAGTATGGGTGTAACTTTTGAGAAGTATGACTTCCAGACATCAGCAACGGCTTTAGCTGAAAAAATAACAACCAAAGGCAAGGATTCCGACAGGATTGATGTTTATACAGAACCCGACCCAAACACAGCAGTAGTAGCAAAAATACCTGGGGGAAAAGAATTTGTGGTTCTTGAAAAGAAAGGCGATTGGTCATGTTTGCAATTATTGGGCGGTAAAAAGGGTTGGATAAATAAAGTAAACTGTAAATAG
- a CDS encoding homocysteine S-methyltransferase family protein, producing MDIIEILKERIMVLDGAMGTMIQKYSLSESDFRGRRFASHPYKIKGCNDILNLTQPSIISQIHAEYLSAGADIIETNTFNAQSVSLSDYGLETYAYEINHEAARLARAAADEYFERDPMWYRFVAGCIGPTNRSASVPQDVNNPNFRFISYDELVNKYAVQIEGLMDGRVDMLLVETVFDILNAMAALDAISQVFEKKKRHLPVMVSVTISNESGCLLSGQNIEKFLVSVSHFSPLSVGINCSPGALQMKPFVEMIAAKAPYFVSIYPGAGLPDQSGEHKETAEQMAAIVEKYMSEGLVNIAGGCCGTTPEYITLLAQKARKYKPRKF from the coding sequence TTGGATATAATTGAAATATTAAAAGAACGCATTATGGTTCTTGACGGGGCAATGGGAACCATGATACAAAAATACAGTCTCTCTGAAAGTGATTTCCGTGGCCGCAGGTTTGCTTCCCATCCGTATAAAATTAAAGGCTGCAATGATATTCTTAACCTCACACAGCCATCCATTATAAGCCAGATACATGCAGAGTATCTTTCTGCCGGGGCAGATATCATTGAAACAAACACCTTCAATGCGCAGTCCGTTTCTCTTTCGGATTACGGGCTGGAAACTTATGCTTATGAAATAAATCATGAAGCCGCAAGGCTCGCAAGGGCTGCTGCCGATGAATATTTTGAACGCGACCCGATGTGGTACCGTTTTGTGGCGGGCTGCATTGGCCCGACAAATAGGTCTGCTTCTGTGCCGCAGGATGTTAACAACCCAAATTTCAGATTTATTTCCTATGACGAACTTGTAAATAAATATGCCGTTCAGATTGAAGGGCTTATGGATGGCCGCGTTGATATGTTGTTGGTTGAAACCGTATTTGACATTCTGAACGCCATGGCTGCTCTGGATGCGATAAGCCAAGTTTTTGAGAAAAAGAAAAGACATCTGCCCGTAATGGTCTCTGTTACCATTTCAAATGAAAGTGGTTGTCTTCTTTCCGGGCAAAATATTGAGAAGTTTCTTGTTTCCGTTTCTCATTTTTCCCCTCTTTCTGTAGGAATAAATTGTTCTCCCGGGGCATTGCAGATGAAGCCTTTTGTTGAAATGATAGCGGCTAAAGCTCCTTATTTTGTGAGTATTTATCCGGGCGCAGGGCTTCCTGATCAGTCCGGCGAGCATAAAGAAACTGCCGAACAGATGGCCGCTATCGTTGAGAAATATATGAGCGAAGGGCTGGTGAATATTGCAGGCGGTTGCTGCGGAACCACACCAGAATACATCACCTTGTTAGCCCAAAAAGCCAGGAAGTATAAGCCACGCAAGTTTTAG
- a CDS encoding gliding motility-associated C-terminal domain-containing protein yields MKKIVLIFLLWISALSGFNQTLGGYVILDYLISAEHPYGCEPEFVTGPPDDSIWVNLNNNDTMRGLFINTWLDTIGSKLLLETGYHPSNYQVKLLLTNNLYSVPYNVDTSEWIQICDTLCHNLWADCTEGVQEDKRFILLLDFALNFGLTNSDTVKGIEIIFKNTIGLPDLAGVYVCGNKINNSINIGKDTILCDGNILMLNATTPNATYLWQDNSLYPTYSVFHEGIYWVVVTQNCVSFSDTIAINYENCVNNTFIPNIFSPNADGQNDVFRVRGENIETLHLAVYNRWGEKVFESESQNDGWDGNYKGKPCSADVYVYHATIIFEDGTETSRKGNVTLVR; encoded by the coding sequence ATGAAGAAAATCGTATTAATTTTTTTGTTATGGATCAGTGCATTAAGTGGATTTAACCAGACACTAGGGGGTTATGTAATACTTGATTACCTTATCTCTGCAGAGCATCCCTATGGTTGTGAACCTGAATTTGTTACTGGCCCCCCTGATGATTCGATTTGGGTGAACTTAAACAATAATGACACCATGAGAGGTCTATTCATAAATACTTGGTTAGATACTATTGGTAGTAAGCTACTATTAGAAACCGGTTATCATCCTAGTAATTATCAAGTAAAGTTATTACTGACCAACAACCTGTACTCCGTCCCCTATAATGTAGATACTAGTGAATGGATACAAATCTGTGATACACTATGTCATAACTTATGGGCTGACTGTACTGAAGGAGTTCAGGAAGATAAACGTTTTATACTTCTTCTTGACTTTGCTTTGAACTTTGGTTTGACAAATTCAGATACCGTTAAAGGAATAGAAATCATTTTTAAAAATACAATTGGATTACCCGATCTAGCTGGAGTGTACGTTTGTGGTAATAAGATTAATAATTCAATTAATATAGGCAAGGATACGATTTTGTGTGATGGCAATATTTTAATGCTTAACGCAACAACCCCTAATGCAACATATTTGTGGCAAGATAACTCTTTATACCCTACTTATTCCGTTTTTCACGAAGGTATCTACTGGGTAGTCGTTACGCAAAATTGTGTATCATTCTCTGATACGATCGCTATTAATTACGAGAATTGTGTCAATAATACATTCATACCCAATATTTTTTCACCTAACGCTGACGGGCAGAACGACGTGTTTCGCGTGAGGGGAGAAAATATAGAAACCTTGCACCTTGCGGTGTATAACCGCTGGGGAGAGAAGGTTTTTGAAAGCGAAAGCCAAAATGATGGCTGGGATGGAAACTACAAAGGCAAGCCATGCAGCGCGGATGTTTATGTGTACCATGCCACAATAATATTTGAAGATGGGACGGAAACGAGCAGGAAAGGGAATGTGACGCTGGTGAGGTGA
- a CDS encoding T9SS type A sorting domain-containing protein, with protein sequence MKKLFIISFFLTVTAGTTIGQPYKSIFGQTQTSWNVAFHTMPDWVETDSLVVSSDTMINGQYYKAVNGQHGFDGFIREDTITGRVWYLSSYETDENLVMDLSLNIGDTFIVKHQLYHDSIAIVDSVMFESGNKILILSSSNYYLILGTGEHFRFIEGIGPDIGIIFQRYQSTTFGGEGTLLLCAHKDYFQTYTNTSPYFNGQCYIHFGGIEEDETEDVFLYIFPNPTNDKIQIDYKGVLPYSIEILDYLGKYISSKTDIKFSPIDFDMTEYPHGIYLLKVKGNDGKYATGRVLKL encoded by the coding sequence ATGAAAAAACTATTTATCATTTCTTTCTTTTTGACAGTAACCGCAGGGACAACAATAGGGCAACCATATAAATCAATATTTGGACAAACACAAACATCATGGAATGTTGCTTTTCATACAATGCCTGACTGGGTAGAAACAGATTCTCTCGTTGTATCTTCTGACACGATGATTAATGGACAATATTACAAAGCTGTAAATGGACAGCATGGTTTTGATGGATTCATCAGGGAGGATACTATAACTGGCAGAGTATGGTATTTAAGTAGCTATGAAACTGACGAGAATTTGGTTATGGACTTAAGTCTTAACATTGGCGATACTTTTATTGTTAAACATCAATTGTATCATGATTCCATAGCAATTGTAGATTCTGTAATGTTTGAAAGTGGCAATAAAATTTTGATACTATCTTCAAGCAACTATTATCTTATACTTGGAACTGGCGAACACTTTAGGTTTATCGAGGGTATTGGTCCAGACATCGGAATTATATTTCAGAGATATCAGAGCACGACATTTGGTGGAGAAGGCACGCTTCTTTTATGTGCACACAAAGATTATTTTCAAACCTATACCAACACCAGTCCGTATTTTAATGGCCAATGTTACATTCATTTTGGCGGAATAGAAGAAGATGAAACAGAGGATGTATTTCTGTATATATTTCCAAATCCGACAAATGACAAAATCCAAATTGATTATAAGGGAGTCCTACCCTATTCTATTGAAATTCTGGATTATCTTGGAAAATATATTTCATCAAAGACAGATATTAAATTCTCGCCGATTGACTTTGATATGACTGAATATCCTCACGGAATTTATTTATTAAAAGTCAAAGGAAATGATGGAAAATATGCAACTGGAAGAGTTTTAAAGTTATAA
- a CDS encoding gliding motility-associated C-terminal domain-containing protein, which translates to MKRIFLTILALCFFSQSDLMAQFNYVPNHSFEEYDSIRLYNPFDSTVYTDYYYPTHWFIPVDCGYHYYYNSNLNYVHSWYVVPQNPWSYTWPYDGIAQSGVCPFTYSVNEGLRNYLEVKLKMPLISGHEYCVSFFITIMDTCYIAIDQIGACFTIDSLLGHNYPPNPPCYLLENPQVVSPPGYFYDKRNQWQQVLGQFTAQGGEQFMTIGNFKTDSNTNFVWLPDISTYGTNSYYHIDMVTVIECDSNIRQAVAGNDTTICRGDSIRLGINDTLAGYHFFWSPATGLSDSNVQNPFAKPDVTTTYQLMQNYYSSYYTSDEVTITVIDCSTPPPDTGANRVLYLPNIFSPNGDGQNDVFRVRGENIETLHLAVYNRWGEKVFESQNKNDGWDGNYKGKPCSANVYVYHATIVFEDGTETSRKGNVTLVR; encoded by the coding sequence ATGAAAAGGATATTTCTAACGATACTGGCATTGTGTTTTTTTTCACAAAGTGATTTAATGGCGCAATTTAATTATGTACCTAACCATAGCTTTGAAGAATACGATTCTATTAGGTTATACAATCCTTTTGATTCAACAGTTTACACTGATTATTATTACCCAACTCATTGGTTTATACCTGTTGACTGCGGGTACCACTATTACTATAACTCAAACCTAAACTATGTTCACAGTTGGTATGTTGTACCTCAGAATCCGTGGAGCTATACATGGCCTTATGATGGTATAGCTCAATCGGGAGTATGCCCATTTACATACAGCGTTAATGAAGGGTTAAGAAACTATCTGGAGGTTAAGCTTAAAATGCCTCTTATCAGCGGGCATGAATATTGCGTCAGCTTTTTCATTACAATAATGGATACTTGTTATATTGCAATAGATCAAATCGGTGCCTGTTTTACTATTGATTCGCTTTTGGGGCATAATTACCCTCCGAATCCACCATGCTATTTATTAGAAAATCCACAGGTAGTAAGCCCTCCGGGCTACTTTTACGACAAACGCAACCAATGGCAGCAGGTTTTGGGGCAGTTTACCGCACAGGGCGGCGAGCAGTTTATGACTATCGGAAATTTCAAAACGGATTCCAACACCAATTTTGTGTGGCTGCCGGACATCAGCACGTATGGTACTAATTCCTACTACCATATTGATATGGTTACGGTAATAGAATGCGACAGCAATATCAGGCAAGCCGTTGCAGGTAACGACACCACAATTTGCCGGGGCGACAGCATAAGGCTTGGCATAAATGATACGTTGGCGGGTTACCATTTTTTTTGGTCGCCGGCAACAGGATTAAGCGATTCGAACGTGCAAAATCCTTTTGCCAAACCTGATGTAACTACTACTTATCAGCTAATGCAAAATTACTACAGCTCATATTATACTTCGGATGAGGTAACCATTACTGTAATTGACTGTAGCACGCCGCCCCCGGATACCGGAGCAAACCGGGTGCTATACCTACCTAATATTTTCTCACCCAATGGCGACGGGCAGAACGACGTGTTTCGGGTGCGGGGCGAAAACATAGAAACCTTGCACCTTGCGGTGTATAACCGCTGGGGTGAGAAGGTGTTTGAAAGTCAAAACAAAAATGATGGCTGGGATGGAAATTACAAAGGCAAGCCATGCAGCGCGAATGTGTATGTGTACCACGCCACGATAGTATTTGAAGATGGAACGGAAACGAGCAGGAAAGGGAATGTGACGCTGGTGAGGTGA
- a CDS encoding GrpB family protein, which produces MPGLKAKPTIDILMQV; this is translated from the coding sequence ATTCCTGGATTAAAAGCAAAACCAACGATTGATATCTTGATGCAGGTTTAA
- a CDS encoding T9SS type A sorting domain-containing protein, with amino-acid sequence MKIEIKKLIITIINETNNYNELDGSFKYFEKQYAYDVLSSEININNSSVENFFETLENGNIGKFNKIYQMIDRNQFNSALIANNSIVPTNQIEVNRKWVNGVYLDYVAPQRSIPQTTIDELETLASSSPFVNGDAVYTARAIVGYTEPELNNKNMEQDNPQDEIVTNNPVLVHVYPNPTSDFIIVEVTGEIREPVLFTIYNVLGYKKKEVLISNGKMKIDISDFNQGAYWYDARLSLISINKGKFIISR; translated from the coding sequence GTGAAAATAGAAATTAAAAAGTTGATTATTACTATTATAAATGAAACGAATAATTATAATGAATTGGATGGTTCTTTCAAGTATTTCGAAAAACAATATGCCTATGATGTACTATCATCCGAAATCAACATCAATAATTCATCTGTTGAAAATTTCTTTGAAACTCTTGAAAACGGGAATATCGGAAAGTTTAATAAAATTTATCAAATGATTGACCGTAATCAATTTAATAGTGCGTTAATAGCAAATAATTCCATTGTTCCGACCAATCAAATTGAAGTTAACCGGAAGTGGGTAAATGGAGTTTATCTTGATTATGTTGCTCCGCAAAGAAGCATACCGCAAACCACAATTGATGAATTGGAAACACTTGCTTCATCGTCACCGTTTGTCAATGGGGATGCAGTCTATACTGCAAGGGCAATAGTGGGTTATACAGAACCTGAACTAAACAACAAGAATATGGAACAGGATAACCCGCAGGATGAAATTGTTACAAATAACCCAGTATTGGTTCATGTTTATCCCAATCCTACCAGCGATTTTATTATTGTAGAAGTCACTGGAGAAATAAGGGAACCTGTGTTATTTACGATCTATAATGTATTGGGATATAAAAAGAAAGAGGTATTAATTTCTAATGGTAAGATGAAGATTGATATCAGCGACTTCAATCAGGGTGCTTACTGGTATGATGCCCGCCTTTCGCTAATATCAATTAACAAGGGTAAATTCATCATAAGCAGGTAA
- a CDS encoding T9SS type A sorting domain-containing protein, which translates to MMNKLIFFIIVLFYFTCKNTIAQYNYVPNPSFEEYDSIPLYLSDSTIHSYYYIPKYWFLPVSCGNMTYFNALLNNVSLFWGVPQNPWTYTYPYDGNAYAAMNLFVIHTSEYRNYHEIQLKDTLKQNKRYCVSFYITLADSSDITIDKIGAYFSCDSVLYYSNNPGPCLLLENPQVKNSPETFFDLPDKWYRIAGSFVASGGEKYLTIGNFNSDQNTNYTWMPDTNNVINPWAYFLLDMVTVMECDTNVIIIDAFAGNKDSICKGDSIMLGQQDTTLSEYEFHWLPESGLNDPWVQNPIASPAQTTTYTLTQTYFGANATYDTVTVSVIDCSSSINTINDNADMQIKLYPNPAKDQLSISYTNTENITDELLFEVYDLPGKKLITNYITANQQLTISTRELGQGIYLYRFVKNNNIVKAGKLVIIK; encoded by the coding sequence ATGATGAACAAACTAATATTTTTTATTATTGTCTTATTCTATTTTACATGTAAAAATACCATTGCCCAGTATAATTATGTACCAAACCCGAGCTTTGAGGAATATGATTCTATTCCTTTATACTTATCTGACTCAACTATTCATAGTTACTATTATATTCCTAAATATTGGTTCTTGCCAGTTTCTTGTGGCAATATGACTTATTTTAATGCATTATTAAATAATGTAAGTCTGTTTTGGGGTGTACCTCAAAATCCTTGGACATACACATACCCGTATGATGGTAACGCATATGCAGCTATGAATTTATTTGTTATTCACACAAGTGAATATAGAAATTATCATGAGATACAATTAAAAGATACCCTTAAACAAAATAAGCGCTATTGTGTAAGTTTTTACATTACATTAGCTGATTCAAGTGATATCACAATCGATAAAATAGGAGCATATTTCAGCTGCGATTCTGTTTTGTATTATTCAAATAATCCTGGGCCTTGTTTATTATTAGAAAATCCACAAGTTAAAAACAGCCCTGAAACATTTTTTGATTTACCTGATAAATGGTATAGAATAGCCGGTTCATTTGTTGCCTCAGGTGGCGAAAAGTATCTTACTATAGGTAACTTTAATAGTGACCAGAATACGAATTATACATGGATGCCTGATACTAATAACGTAATTAATCCATGGGCATATTTCTTACTTGATATGGTAACAGTAATGGAATGCGATACCAATGTAATAATTATAGATGCCTTTGCAGGCAATAAGGATTCTATATGCAAAGGCGATAGCATTATGCTGGGGCAGCAGGATACCACGCTAAGCGAGTATGAGTTTCACTGGCTGCCCGAAAGCGGGCTTAACGACCCCTGGGTGCAAAACCCCATAGCATCACCAGCGCAAACCACCACTTACACCCTAACCCAAACATATTTCGGTGCCAATGCCACCTACGATACTGTTACTGTCAGCGTAATAGACTGCAGCAGCTCCATTAATACCATCAACGATAATGCGGATATGCAAATTAAACTGTATCCAAATCCTGCCAAAGACCAATTAAGCATTTCTTACACAAATACCGAAAACATTACGGATGAATTATTGTTTGAAGTATATGATTTGCCGGGTAAAAAACTGATTACAAATTATATTACAGCAAACCAGCAGCTAACAATCAGCACACGCGAACTGGGGCAGGGTATTTATTTATACCGCTTTGTTAAAAACAACAATATTGTTAAAGCCGGCAAATTGGTAATAATTAAGTGA
- a CDS encoding T9SS type A sorting domain-containing protein has translation MLIITTINETNNYNELDGSFKYFEKQYAYHILDANALSLNAQTGQYYYDLKNSNIGKYDEIYRKIEVGDINNASLLNNQTAPVNSIEQYRKWVNAVYFDYIVTQKEIPQNIIEDLEILASSSPFVNGDAVYTARAIVGYTESVVNPKSLEQENDTNSSSEITAKVYPNPANDKLFIEIKATGDEKLNFLILNSLGVKLKEVSLQKNTVIDVSRLNNGLYFYQILRTFNQEITDKGRFVISR, from the coding sequence ATGTTGATTATTACTACTATTAATGAAACGAATAATTATAATGAATTGGATGGTTCTTTCAAGTATTTTGAAAAACAATATGCTTACCACATTCTTGATGCGAATGCTTTATCTTTAAATGCTCAAACCGGGCAGTATTATTATGATTTAAAAAACAGTAATATCGGCAAGTATGATGAAATATACAGGAAAATCGAAGTAGGAGATATTAATAATGCTTCCCTATTAAATAATCAAACTGCGCCAGTAAATAGTATAGAGCAGTATCGAAAATGGGTAAATGCGGTTTACTTTGATTATATTGTGACACAAAAAGAAATTCCACAAAATATTATTGAAGATTTGGAAATTCTTGCGTCTTCTTCGCCTTTTGTTAACGGCGATGCTGTTTACACTGCCAGGGCCATTGTTGGTTATACTGAATCTGTTGTAAATCCAAAAAGTTTAGAACAAGAAAATGATACAAACAGCAGTTCTGAAATTACAGCAAAAGTTTATCCGAATCCCGCGAACGACAAGCTATTTATTGAGATAAAAGCAACAGGCGATGAAAAACTAAATTTTCTTATTTTAAACTCTTTGGGCGTAAAACTAAAAGAAGTTAGTCTGCAAAAAAATACAGTAATTGATGTAAGTCGGTTAAATAACGGTTTGTATTTTTATCAAATTTTACGTACTTTTAATCAAGAAATAACAGACAAAGGACGTTTTGTAATAAGCAGATAA
- a CDS encoding gliding motility-associated C-terminal domain-containing protein: MVIKQVILVISLALAFPYYGKCQCIFTNLIKNPGLEEYTCCPTNMTMIDCANNWTQPIFNNSTSDYFNICGIDSITDYSTFVYFQHAFFGNGYAGICSYNYNAPWSNREYLQGTLTEPLLANMCYYCEFWVKLFNFTSSSTFPLCAIDALSIFFSDTLPKSNGTMALYFPAQINNPTGRIISDTSNWAKISGTFIATGEEKFITVGTFKQENEINKIYYGNPAADRSYYFFDNFSLCPCADTIPPAEPEPVVYIPNIFSPNGDGNNDVLYVRSEHIKELNFSIYNRWGEKVFESQNKNDGWDGNYKGKPCSVDVYVYHATIVFEDGTETSRKGNVTLVR; encoded by the coding sequence ATGGTTATTAAACAAGTTATATTGGTTATTTCTTTGGCATTGGCATTTCCCTATTATGGGAAATGCCAATGCATTTTTACTAATTTAATTAAAAATCCTGGATTGGAAGAATACACCTGCTGCCCAACAAATATGACCATGATAGATTGTGCAAATAATTGGACACAACCAATATTTAATAATAGTACTTCCGATTATTTTAATATTTGTGGAATAGATTCAATTACTGATTATTCTACCTTTGTTTATTTTCAACATGCATTTTTTGGAAATGGTTATGCAGGAATATGCAGCTATAATTATAATGCTCCATGGTCTAATAGAGAATACCTTCAAGGCACATTAACAGAACCGCTCTTAGCTAATATGTGTTATTATTGTGAGTTCTGGGTCAAACTCTTTAATTTCACTAGCTCATCTACATTTCCTTTATGTGCAATAGATGCTTTAAGCATTTTCTTTTCTGATACTCTTCCAAAGAGTAATGGTACCATGGCCTTGTATTTTCCTGCACAAATAAACAACCCAACTGGACGTATAATTTCAGATACAAGTAACTGGGCAAAAATATCAGGTACATTCATTGCCACAGGTGAAGAGAAATTCATTACTGTTGGTACTTTTAAACAAGAAAATGAAATAAATAAAATTTATTACGGAAATCCGGCAGCAGACCGTTCTTATTATTTTTTTGACAACTTCTCGCTTTGCCCCTGCGCAGATACCATACCTCCGGCAGAGCCGGAACCTGTGGTGTATATACCCAATATTTTTTCACCTAACGGCGACGGCAACAATGATGTGCTTTATGTGCGCAGCGAACATATAAAAGAATTAAATTTCAGTATTTATAACCGCTGGGGAGAGAAGGTGTTTGAAAGTCAAAACAAAAATGATGGCTGGGATGGAAATTACAAAGGCAAGCCATGCAGCGTGGATGTGTATGTGTACCACGCCACGATAGTGTTTGAGGATGGAACGGAAACGAGCAGGAAAGGGAATGTGACGCTGGTGAGGTGA
- a CDS encoding DUF3788 domain-containing protein: MMEEILLRDSSIFPTKEVLENALGDDIYKVFNEFIEIITDTDLGLTLEWRYYNDGKSWLCKVCYKKKTVFWLSIWNLYFKLGFYFTEKNCSGVNELNIDERIKEEFSQSKNIGKLIPLVINMNRIEQIDDAKKIIKYKKLLK, translated from the coding sequence ATGATGGAAGAAATTTTGTTAAGAGATTCAAGTATATTTCCAACAAAAGAAGTTCTGGAAAATGCCCTTGGAGATGATATTTATAAAGTTTTTAATGAGTTTATTGAAATTATTACTGATACCGATTTGGGATTAACACTCGAATGGAGATATTATAATGATGGAAAATCATGGCTATGTAAAGTCTGCTATAAAAAGAAAACTGTATTTTGGTTATCAATTTGGAACCTGTATTTCAAATTAGGATTCTATTTTACTGAAAAAAATTGTTCAGGAGTCAATGAACTCAACATTGATGAGAGAATTAAAGAAGAATTTAGTCAAAGTAAAAATATTGGCAAATTGATTCCTTTAGTAATTAATATGAATAGAATTGAACAGATTGATGATGCTAAAAAAATAATAAAATATAAAAAATTACTAAAATAA